A region of Acidobacteriota bacterium DNA encodes the following proteins:
- a CDS encoding DUF58 domain-containing protein — translation MWSLLKSQFARIDRGAWVRFFIALAGLAFAFMAAIFSTVFREQGHLWISALLASSALLMAGFVGLTVVPYLFRRVVVSRVRDAFDYDITREGVIYLGIILVIAVAALNTGNNLLFIVVSTMLAAIVVSGVASAGVLRGLELEVAMPLHVFAQRKVLARFTLHNLRRFFPIFSVVLSGAKRKRAERPLRWRKSVFGFPFQRPPVRQWLRVPDLSLYREPLAPIVPPIFSGAVYFPYIPGGSSLAADVELLFPSRGEYRQNELGVRTRFPFSFLEKTRRIEVREKIVVYPRVDQTDELFEVLPMIRGEFEAFVRGRGYDLYRIREYLPEDSARHVDWKATAKSRSLKVREFTREDERKLRIIFDNPAAGAVPPAAYESAVELTASLAWHFAGEDAELTFVAPGYSGAADIYDFLEYLALVQPIEAQPTEVQPTETADMQATKAFTLNALPETGDYNVILTARPRGSIPTQLWASSYFVFIEDAGVRTGTD, via the coding sequence ATGTGGTCTCTGCTGAAGTCGCAATTCGCGCGCATCGACCGCGGTGCCTGGGTGCGTTTCTTCATCGCGCTCGCCGGACTCGCCTTCGCCTTCATGGCGGCCATCTTCTCTACGGTTTTCCGCGAGCAGGGCCACCTCTGGATCTCCGCGCTGCTCGCCTCCTCGGCGCTGCTCATGGCCGGCTTCGTCGGACTCACCGTCGTCCCCTACCTCTTCCGCCGCGTCGTCGTCAGCCGCGTGCGCGACGCTTTCGATTACGACATCACCCGCGAAGGCGTGATCTATCTCGGCATCATCCTGGTCATCGCCGTCGCCGCGTTGAATACCGGCAACAACCTGCTGTTCATCGTGGTCTCCACCATGCTCGCCGCCATCGTGGTCTCCGGCGTGGCTTCCGCCGGCGTGCTGCGCGGACTCGAGCTCGAGGTCGCGATGCCGCTGCACGTCTTCGCGCAGCGCAAAGTGCTGGCGCGCTTCACCCTGCATAACCTGCGCCGGTTTTTTCCCATCTTCTCCGTGGTGCTGAGCGGCGCCAAGCGCAAGCGCGCTGAGCGCCCGCTGCGTTGGCGCAAGTCCGTCTTCGGATTTCCCTTCCAGCGGCCGCCGGTGCGGCAGTGGCTGCGTGTGCCCGATCTCTCGCTCTACCGCGAACCGCTTGCGCCGATCGTCCCACCCATCTTCAGTGGCGCGGTCTATTTCCCCTACATCCCGGGGGGCAGCTCACTCGCTGCCGACGTGGAGCTGCTCTTTCCCAGCCGCGGCGAGTACCGCCAGAACGAGCTGGGCGTGCGCACGCGCTTTCCATTCTCCTTCCTCGAGAAGACGCGGCGCATCGAGGTGCGCGAGAAGATTGTCGTCTATCCGCGCGTGGATCAGACCGACGAGCTGTTCGAAGTGCTGCCCATGATCCGTGGCGAGTTCGAAGCCTTCGTCCGCGGACGCGGCTACGACCTCTACCGCATCCGCGAATACCTGCCCGAGGATTCCGCCCGCCACGTCGACTGGAAGGCCACCGCGAAGTCGCGCTCGCTCAAAGTCCGCGAGTTCACCCGTGAGGACGAGCGCAAGTTGCGCATCATCTTCGATAATCCCGCGGCCGGGGCCGTGCCGCCCGCCGCCTACGAGTCGGCCGTAGAACTGACCGCGTCGCTCGCCTGGCACTTTGCCGGCGAAGATGCCGAACTCACCTTCGTCGCGCCCGGCTACTCCGGTGCTGCCGACATCTATGACTTCCTCGAATACCTCGCGCTTGTCCAACCTATTGAAGCCCAACCAACGGAAGTCCAGCCCACGGAGACCGCCGACATGCAGGCCACGAAAGCCTTTACGCTAAACGCGCTGCCCGAGACTGGCGACTACAACGTGATCCTCACCGCGCGGCCGCGGGGCAGCATTCCGACGCAATTGTGGGCGTCGTCGTATTTCGTCTTCATCGAGGATGCCGGCGTCCGCACCGGCACGGATTGA
- a CDS encoding PGPGW domain-containing protein: MKQPAKRVLVLVVGWGFILLGIAGLFLPVLQGILFLLIGLVILSSEYVWAHHLLRRVGERFPKLHSLIERAKQRAAGWGKRDMAQRGPKEPADTEPADHAGPPAS, encoded by the coding sequence GTGAAGCAGCCAGCCAAGCGCGTTCTCGTCCTCGTGGTCGGGTGGGGTTTTATCCTGCTGGGCATCGCCGGACTCTTCCTGCCGGTGCTGCAAGGCATCCTCTTCCTGCTCATCGGCCTCGTCATCCTCTCCAGTGAATATGTGTGGGCGCACCACCTGCTGCGGCGTGTCGGTGAGCGTTTTCCGAAGCTGCATAGCCTGATCGAGCGCGCGAAACAGCGCGCGGCAGGCTGGGGCAAACGTGATATGGCCCAGCGCGGCCCCAAGGAACCCGCGGATACTGAGCCCGCGGACCATGCCGGCCCACCCGCTTCCTGA
- a CDS encoding DedA family protein: MVDQLFDLLRQFFDDYGYWTLVVILLLENAGLPVPGETTLLFASFLAYSERELHLGYIILFGIIACTLGDNLGYLIGYRGGRPLLDRYQRLFHIRQRTITRGERLFQRYGSVTIFFARFLFGMRIIAGPLAGVLRMPWRKFAVFNFLGASVWVSVIATLGYVFGSQWVRLVHYLKSAQLLLLALFLLVALAFWRRRSMRRARRERRRAGRVVSSSHSR, encoded by the coding sequence ATGGTTGACCAGCTCTTCGATCTGCTGCGGCAGTTCTTTGACGATTACGGTTATTGGACGCTGGTCGTCATCCTGCTGCTCGAGAATGCCGGCTTACCTGTGCCCGGCGAGACCACGCTGCTCTTTGCCAGCTTTCTCGCCTACAGCGAGCGCGAGCTGCACCTCGGCTACATCATCCTTTTCGGCATCATCGCCTGCACCCTCGGTGACAATCTCGGCTACCTCATCGGATATCGCGGCGGACGTCCGCTGCTCGACCGCTACCAGCGGTTGTTCCATATCCGCCAGCGCACTATCACGCGCGGCGAACGCCTCTTCCAGCGCTACGGCTCGGTCACTATCTTCTTCGCTCGCTTCCTCTTTGGCATGCGCATCATCGCCGGACCACTCGCGGGCGTCCTGCGCATGCCCTGGCGCAAGTTCGCTGTCTTCAACTTTCTTGGCGCCTCCGTCTGGGTCAGCGTGATCGCCACGCTCGGCTACGTCTTCGGGAGCCAGTGGGTGCGGCTGGTGCACTACCTCAAGAGCGCTCAGCTCCTGCTGCTGGCGCTCTTTTTGCTGGTCGCGCTCGCGTTCTGGCGACGCCGGAGCATGCGCCGCGCACGCCGCGAACGCCGGCGCGCGGGCCGGGTGGTATCCTCGTCTCACTCGCGGTGA
- a CDS encoding alpha/beta hydrolase: MSAPTPPPIAGVEEHSLLVSGRRMRYLTCGSGPPLVLLHGLLGYSFSWRFNYAALGGIATVYALDALGTGFSDRDPELGCSLRDSAARVLEAMDSLGLREADLLGTSHGGAVAVFAAALDREENGRHGRHGRRRIRRLLLVDALNPWSARGRWLVPLLAGPIGRALPWAVKKFSATQGFWLRRQYGDQSRIAPGTLAGYTAPLLIGGTMEYAHKVLRCWRSDLLAYERELATIRDVETLLLWGGEDRAVYASSAQELKKRLPRAQLVMLPGVGHLPYEESPEEFNRVVMAFLQKKESAQPALDRAHAHG; the protein is encoded by the coding sequence ATGTCCGCACCCACGCCGCCGCCCATCGCCGGAGTAGAAGAGCACTCGCTCCTGGTCAGCGGACGCCGCATGCGCTACCTCACCTGCGGTTCCGGACCGCCACTCGTCCTGCTGCACGGCCTGCTCGGCTACTCATTCTCCTGGCGCTTCAACTACGCCGCGCTTGGCGGGATCGCCACCGTCTACGCGCTAGACGCGCTCGGCACCGGCTTCTCCGACCGCGATCCCGAGCTCGGCTGCAGCCTGCGCGATAGCGCTGCGCGCGTGCTCGAAGCCATGGACTCCCTTGGCCTGCGCGAGGCCGACCTGCTCGGCACCTCGCACGGCGGCGCCGTTGCCGTCTTCGCCGCCGCGCTTGATCGCGAGGAGAACGGGCGCCATGGGCGCCACGGGCGTCGGCGCATCCGCCGGCTCCTGCTGGTGGACGCCCTGAATCCCTGGTCGGCCCGCGGACGCTGGCTCGTTCCCCTGCTCGCCGGCCCCATCGGGCGCGCGCTGCCCTGGGCGGTGAAGAAGTTTTCCGCTACGCAAGGCTTCTGGCTGCGCCGCCAGTATGGCGACCAGAGCCGCATCGCCCCCGGCACGCTGGCCGGCTACACCGCGCCGCTCCTCATCGGCGGCACCATGGAGTACGCGCACAAGGTCCTGCGTTGCTGGCGCTCCGACCTGCTCGCTTACGAGCGCGAGTTGGCGACGATCCGCGACGTCGAGACCCTGTTGCTCTGGGGCGGTGAAGACCGCGCCGTTTATGCCAGCTCGGCGCAGGAGTTGAAAAAACGTCTCCCGCGCGCGCAGCTGGTCATGCTCCCGGGCGTGGGACATCTCCCCTATGAAGAGTCACCGGAAGAGTTCAATCGTGTTGTAATGGCGTTCCTGCAAAAAAAGGAAAGCGCGCAGCCTGCCCTCGATCGCGCCCACGCCCATGGTTGA
- a CDS encoding ATP-binding protein produces MLWLHVLLVLTLHGDHARIVASDLVQLAACALAAAACVVTARHSQGFARQFWWLVGGAFACWAVAQTVWTYYDVFAIPDKHQLPTDVLFFFSFTPIALTLLLETEPERRHVDWQRTLDLVQFGIVLFAAYMYFFYLPARIETPQDAVTRRLAYLFNSRNLFLVIGALLRATLSRSRQVRQLFTRLAAFLIVYSACSAMANVARLVWQSEGGDWTSVAWTVPFTFATILAVTWRQTEPEPVIERVASPRQALSIHLLPTLIPLTVLFLSSQILKEQTVLASLLMLFSFAVYSARLAVSQARQQRAVLALRDTEGRFRLLFAANPHPMWVVDLETLRFLEVNDAAVRRYGYSREEFLGMRLTQIRPPDEVPRPLNDLAEESGIRQFGIWKHRCKDGQLVTVEIHAEPLDFAGRPAMLVLSQDITERQKLEEQLRQSQKMEAVGTLAGGIAHDFNNLLTVIKGYSCLVLDRVKDDEQLAREVGQIEKAAEKAAILTRQLLAFSRRQVLQPRNINVSNIVASVDNMLRRVIGEHIEIVIRSAPDLGTVRADPSQVEQIILNLAVNARDAMLAGGRLTFNTSNVVLDENFARDHLGARPGRFVLLEVTDTGHGMDEETQHHIFEPFFTTKEVGRGTGLGLSTVYGIVKQSDGYITVESGLGQGTTFRVYLPRVDQAVSEGDPSESGTRRVGFETILLVEDEEVVRHLAHRILVTSGYKVLLAKDGEEAERTCIEYDGVIQLLITDVVMPGMSGHELVQRIAAKRPGMKVLYISGYTEQALHETDIRSGVAFLEKPFSPAGLQRRVREVLEGRIIPSSAAWASGAQ; encoded by the coding sequence TTGCTCTGGCTGCACGTGTTGCTGGTGCTCACGCTGCACGGCGACCACGCCCGCATCGTCGCCTCCGACCTTGTCCAGCTGGCGGCTTGTGCGCTCGCCGCGGCTGCCTGCGTAGTGACCGCACGCCACTCGCAAGGGTTTGCCCGCCAGTTCTGGTGGCTGGTGGGTGGGGCGTTCGCCTGCTGGGCAGTAGCGCAGACGGTGTGGACCTACTACGACGTCTTCGCGATACCGGATAAGCACCAGCTTCCCACCGACGTCCTGTTCTTTTTCTCGTTCACGCCCATCGCGCTCACGCTGCTGCTCGAGACCGAGCCGGAGCGCCGGCACGTCGACTGGCAGCGCACTCTGGACCTGGTGCAGTTCGGCATCGTGCTGTTCGCCGCGTACATGTACTTCTTCTACCTGCCGGCGCGCATCGAGACGCCGCAGGATGCCGTGACCCGCCGCCTCGCGTACCTGTTCAACTCGCGCAATCTCTTCCTCGTCATCGGCGCCCTGCTGCGCGCCACGCTCAGCCGCTCGCGCCAGGTGCGCCAGTTGTTCACCCGGCTCGCGGCATTCCTGATCGTGTACTCCGCTTGCTCCGCCATGGCCAACGTCGCTCGCCTGGTCTGGCAGAGCGAGGGTGGCGACTGGACGAGCGTCGCGTGGACCGTCCCGTTCACCTTCGCCACCATCCTGGCAGTGACCTGGCGGCAGACCGAGCCCGAGCCGGTGATCGAGCGCGTCGCGTCGCCGCGCCAGGCGCTCAGCATCCACCTGCTGCCCACGCTGATTCCGCTGACTGTGCTTTTTCTCTCCAGCCAGATACTGAAAGAGCAAACGGTCTTGGCTTCGCTGCTCATGTTGTTCTCATTCGCGGTCTACAGCGCGCGGCTGGCGGTGAGCCAGGCGCGCCAGCAGCGAGCCGTGCTCGCGCTGCGCGATACCGAGGGACGCTTCCGGCTGTTGTTCGCCGCGAATCCTCATCCCATGTGGGTGGTGGACCTCGAGACGCTGCGCTTCCTCGAGGTCAACGACGCGGCGGTGCGGCGCTACGGCTATTCGCGGGAAGAGTTCCTGGGCATGCGGCTCACCCAGATCCGCCCGCCCGACGAAGTCCCGCGCCCGCTCAACGATCTAGCGGAGGAGAGCGGCATCCGGCAATTCGGCATCTGGAAGCATCGCTGCAAAGACGGCCAGCTGGTTACCGTGGAGATCCACGCCGAGCCGCTTGATTTTGCCGGACGTCCCGCCATGCTGGTGCTCAGCCAGGACATCACCGAGCGCCAGAAGCTGGAAGAGCAGTTGCGCCAGTCGCAGAAGATGGAAGCGGTGGGCACGCTCGCCGGCGGCATCGCGCACGATTTCAATAACCTGCTCACCGTGATCAAGGGATACAGCTGCCTGGTGCTCGATCGCGTCAAAGACGATGAGCAGTTGGCGCGCGAGGTCGGCCAGATCGAGAAGGCGGCGGAGAAGGCCGCCATCCTCACCCGCCAGTTGCTCGCCTTCAGCCGCCGCCAGGTGCTGCAGCCGCGCAACATCAACGTGAGCAACATCGTCGCCAGCGTGGACAACATGTTGCGCCGCGTGATCGGCGAGCACATCGAGATCGTCATTCGATCCGCGCCCGACCTCGGCACCGTGCGTGCCGATCCCAGCCAGGTCGAGCAGATCATCCTGAATCTTGCGGTCAACGCGCGCGACGCCATGCTCGCCGGCGGCCGGCTGACCTTCAACACCTCGAACGTCGTGCTCGATGAGAACTTTGCGCGTGACCACCTGGGCGCGCGTCCCGGCCGCTTCGTGCTGCTCGAAGTCACCGACACCGGCCATGGCATGGACGAAGAGACGCAGCACCACATCTTCGAGCCCTTCTTCACCACCAAGGAGGTGGGACGCGGCACCGGCCTCGGCCTTTCCACCGTCTACGGCATCGTGAAGCAGAGTGATGGATACATCACCGTGGAAAGCGGCCTCGGCCAGGGCACCACCTTCCGTGTCTACCTGCCGCGCGTCGATCAGGCGGTGAGTGAGGGCGATCCCAGTGAGAGCGGTACGCGCCGCGTCGGCTTTGAGACCATCCTGCTGGTCGAGGATGAAGAGGTCGTGCGCCACCTCGCCCATCGCATCCTGGTGACCTCGGGATACAAGGTGCTGCTTGCCAAGGACGGCGAGGAGGCAGAGCGCACCTGCATCGAGTATGACGGCGTCATCCAGCTGCTCATCACTGACGTGGTCATGCCCGGCATGAGCGGACATGAGTTGGTGCAGCGCATCGCCGCCAAGCGCCCCGGCATGAAGGTGCTTTACATCTCGGGATACACCGAGCAGGCGCTGCACGAAACCGATATCCGTTCCGGTGTCGCCTTCCTGGAGAAACCTTTTAGTCCGGCCGGGCTGCAGCGGCGCGTCAGGGAAGTGCTCGAGGGACGTATCATCCCCTCATCGGCCGCTTGGGCGAGTGGCGCACAATGA
- a CDS encoding ATP-binding protein, producing the protein MRSESHIRFVALALAVLTVAATVLAFINYQKERSAEVPTDGVWWVEHEGWLRAERVDPRGPADKAGIKAGDELSAINGQTVNSVASVQRQIYRTGIWKDSTYSLVRNEVPVDVKVILEPADRSVNAGLRLIALIYLGIGLYVLLRRWTAPKSMHFYVFCLVSFVFYSFKYTGKLNGFDETIYWSNVVAWLLQPSLFLHFSLTFPETKPFVARHRWVIPAVYAPAVALLAFHIFTWLVLAPSELLRWNLDRVEMLYLALYFVGAALVFWNTYQHADTPLLRQQMKWVTRGTFLAIAPFTLLYVVPFLAGALPSAAQKISVLSLVFLPLTFGYAIVRYRLMDVDIIFKRGMTYTLVTAAIFGMYYGVVAMVAHLVQVKLPSTGAAGLVAAIVVTALLFDPLKSFMQQRVIDPLFYRKRYDYRRTLIEFGRELNSETDLAKMLTMVIDRLSRTLLVDKLAIFLEEGDHHYFMARSFGIGNAGPLELSFLTTHHVEFSTGHLFFDNTRLVPRETPAEQETIAKLDLNYYIPCTIQNRVIAVIGLGKTMEGDFLSSEDVELLETLAGYIGIAIQNAALYASLEQKAAEYERLKEFNENIVESISVGVLAVDLEDRVESWNSQMEVMYAMPRVEVLGKPLSAVFPAAFNEEFYRVRQNAGIHNLYKFRLQTPAGDTRTTNIAIAPLVTKKFNVIGRLIIVDDITERLGLESQLTQAEKMSSIGLLAAGVAHEVNTPLAVISSYAQMLAKQVQGDEKKSGLLEKITAQTFRASEIVNNLLNFSRTSGAAFSDVDLNKVIADTLALLDHQMKTSKVKVMQELAADLPLIHGNSGKLQQVFLNLFLNAKDAMPQGGTLTVVSANGAGVSIAIRDTGSGIEPENLRRIYEPFFTTKNAGGTGERRGTGLGLAVSYGIIQEHAGKIHVESVPGQGTTFHLEFPMVRKAVSV; encoded by the coding sequence ATGAGATCAGAGTCGCACATCCGTTTTGTCGCGCTTGCCTTAGCCGTCCTCACCGTCGCGGCCACGGTGCTGGCGTTCATCAATTACCAGAAAGAGCGCAGCGCGGAAGTCCCCACCGACGGCGTCTGGTGGGTGGAGCACGAGGGCTGGCTGCGCGCCGAGCGGGTGGACCCCAGAGGTCCAGCGGACAAGGCCGGCATCAAGGCGGGCGACGAACTTTCCGCCATCAACGGACAAACCGTGAACAGCGTGGCCTCGGTGCAGCGGCAGATCTACCGCACCGGCATCTGGAAAGATTCCACCTATTCGCTGGTGCGCAATGAAGTGCCGGTGGACGTGAAGGTCATCCTCGAGCCGGCGGACCGCTCGGTGAACGCGGGCCTGCGGCTGATCGCGCTCATCTACCTCGGCATCGGCCTCTACGTGCTCTTGCGACGCTGGACGGCGCCCAAGTCCATGCACTTCTACGTCTTCTGCCTGGTGTCGTTCGTCTTCTACTCCTTCAAGTACACCGGCAAGCTGAACGGTTTCGACGAGACCATCTACTGGTCGAACGTGGTGGCGTGGCTGCTGCAACCCTCGCTCTTCCTGCACTTCTCGCTCACCTTCCCGGAGACCAAGCCGTTCGTGGCGCGGCATCGGTGGGTGATCCCGGCGGTGTATGCGCCGGCGGTGGCGTTGCTCGCCTTCCATATCTTCACCTGGCTGGTGCTCGCGCCTTCCGAATTGCTGCGCTGGAACCTGGACCGCGTCGAGATGCTCTACCTGGCACTCTACTTCGTGGGCGCGGCGCTGGTGTTCTGGAATACCTACCAGCACGCCGACACGCCGCTGCTGCGCCAGCAGATGAAGTGGGTCACGCGCGGGACTTTCCTGGCCATCGCTCCCTTCACCTTGCTCTACGTGGTGCCCTTTCTGGCGGGCGCGCTGCCTTCGGCGGCGCAGAAGATCTCGGTGCTGTCGCTGGTGTTCCTGCCGCTGACCTTCGGCTACGCCATCGTGCGCTATCGCCTGATGGACGTGGACATCATCTTCAAGCGCGGCATGACCTACACCCTGGTGACGGCCGCGATCTTCGGCATGTACTACGGCGTGGTGGCGATGGTCGCGCACCTCGTGCAGGTGAAGCTGCCTTCGACGGGCGCCGCCGGCCTGGTGGCCGCCATCGTGGTGACGGCGCTGCTGTTCGATCCCCTCAAGAGTTTCATGCAGCAGCGGGTGATCGATCCGCTGTTCTATCGCAAGCGCTACGACTATCGGCGGACGCTGATCGAGTTCGGGCGCGAGCTGAACTCCGAGACCGACCTGGCGAAGATGCTCACCATGGTCATCGATCGGCTATCGCGCACGCTGCTGGTGGATAAGCTCGCCATCTTTCTCGAAGAGGGCGACCACCACTACTTCATGGCGCGCTCGTTCGGCATCGGCAACGCCGGCCCGCTGGAGCTGAGTTTCCTGACCACGCACCACGTGGAATTCTCGACCGGCCACCTCTTCTTCGACAACACGCGGCTGGTGCCGCGCGAGACGCCGGCGGAGCAGGAGACCATCGCCAAGCTCGACCTGAATTACTACATCCCCTGCACCATCCAGAACCGTGTGATCGCGGTCATCGGGCTGGGCAAGACGATGGAAGGCGACTTTCTCTCCAGCGAAGACGTGGAGTTGCTCGAGACCCTGGCGGGATACATCGGCATCGCCATCCAGAACGCGGCGCTCTACGCCTCGCTCGAACAGAAGGCGGCAGAGTACGAGCGGCTGAAGGAATTCAACGAGAACATCGTGGAATCGATCTCGGTGGGCGTGCTGGCGGTGGACCTCGAAGACCGGGTGGAGAGCTGGAACTCGCAGATGGAAGTGATGTACGCGATGCCGCGCGTGGAAGTGCTGGGCAAACCGCTGAGCGCGGTCTTCCCGGCGGCGTTCAACGAAGAGTTCTACCGCGTGCGGCAGAACGCGGGCATCCACAACCTCTACAAATTCCGCTTGCAGACGCCGGCGGGCGACACGCGCACCACCAACATCGCGATCGCGCCCCTGGTGACGAAGAAGTTCAACGTGATCGGGCGGCTGATCATCGTGGACGACATCACCGAGCGCCTGGGCCTGGAATCGCAGCTCACGCAGGCGGAGAAGATGTCGTCCATCGGACTGCTCGCCGCGGGCGTGGCGCATGAGGTCAACACGCCGCTGGCGGTGATCTCGAGCTACGCGCAGATGCTGGCCAAGCAGGTGCAGGGCGATGAAAAGAAATCGGGTTTGCTGGAAAAGATCACGGCGCAGACCTTCCGCGCCTCAGAGATCGTCAACAACCTGCTGAATTTCTCGCGTACCTCGGGCGCCGCTTTCAGCGACGTGGACCTGAACAAAGTGATCGCCGACACGCTCGCGCTGCTCGATCACCAGATGAAGACCTCGAAGGTGAAGGTAATGCAGGAACTGGCCGCCGACCTTCCGCTCATCCATGGCAACAGCGGCAAGCTGCAGCAGGTGTTCCTGAACCTGTTCCTTAACGCCAAGGACGCCATGCCGCAGGGTGGCACGCTGACGGTGGTGAGCGCGAACGGGGCGGGCGTGAGCATCGCCATCCGCGACACCGGCTCGGGGATCGAGCCGGAGAACCTGCGGCGCATCTATGAGCCCTTCTTCACCACCAAGAATGCAGGCGGGACGGGCGAGCGCCGCGGCACCGGGCTTGGTCTGGCGGTGAGTTACGGCATCATCCAGGAGCACGCCGGAAAGATCCACGTGGAGAGCGTGCCCGGACAAGGCACCACGTTCCATCTCGAGTTTCCCATGGTCCGCAAAGCCGTGAGTGTGTGA
- a CDS encoding sigma-54 dependent transcriptional regulator, with amino-acid sequence MSNAAVLTRRAAPENTGGLGSILIIDDEAAIRESLETLLDLEGYALETAETGEEGLARLAARPFDLILLDFALPDMNGLEVLAEIRDRDPQLAVIMITAYGTVENAVRAVQAGATNFIQKPWDNEKLLADVRATVARRRAEDENVQLKRALKQRYNFEHIVGKSEPMLKVFDLVGQVAPSRSTVLIQGESGTGKELIAKAIHSNSPRKDRAFVPVNTGSMPADLLESTLFGHVKGAFTSAIASKKGLFEVANGGTLFLDEIATMSLDTQAKILRVLQDKKFMHLGGVHELQVDVRIIAATNVDLKQQVEEGKFREDLYYRLNVIAVELPPLRARREDIPLLVQHFLERFSQENGKTVSGIAPEALRPLLDHGWPGNVRELENVIERAVVLAPRETVTSDLLPASVLGRDVVGRILAERADASLFDIIEECERRVIGEMLEKCNWNQTEAAERFHIPLSTLNQKIKRLNIEIKKKAKEG; translated from the coding sequence ATGTCGAATGCTGCTGTGTTGACGCGTCGAGCGGCGCCGGAGAACACCGGCGGGCTCGGTTCCATCCTGATCATCGACGACGAAGCAGCGATCCGCGAATCACTCGAGACGCTGCTCGACCTCGAAGGCTACGCGCTGGAGACCGCGGAGACGGGCGAAGAGGGGCTGGCGCGGCTGGCGGCGCGTCCCTTCGACCTGATCCTGCTTGATTTCGCGCTGCCGGACATGAATGGGCTGGAGGTGCTGGCGGAGATCCGCGACCGCGATCCGCAGCTGGCGGTGATTATGATCACCGCATACGGCACGGTGGAGAACGCGGTGCGCGCGGTGCAAGCAGGCGCGACGAATTTCATCCAGAAGCCGTGGGACAACGAGAAGCTGCTCGCCGACGTGCGCGCCACGGTGGCGCGGCGCCGCGCCGAAGACGAGAACGTCCAACTCAAGCGCGCGCTCAAACAGCGCTACAACTTCGAGCACATCGTGGGCAAGAGCGAGCCGATGCTGAAGGTGTTCGACCTGGTCGGCCAGGTCGCACCTTCGCGCTCGACCGTGCTCATCCAGGGCGAGAGCGGCACGGGAAAAGAGCTGATCGCGAAGGCGATCCATTCGAACTCGCCGCGCAAAGACCGCGCCTTCGTCCCGGTGAACACCGGCTCGATGCCGGCGGACCTGCTGGAATCCACGCTCTTCGGCCACGTGAAGGGCGCATTCACCAGCGCCATCGCGTCGAAGAAAGGCCTGTTCGAGGTCGCCAACGGGGGGACGCTCTTCCTCGACGAGATCGCGACCATGTCGCTGGACACGCAGGCGAAGATCCTGCGCGTGCTGCAGGACAAGAAATTCATGCACCTGGGCGGAGTGCACGAGCTGCAAGTGGACGTGCGCATCATCGCGGCGACGAACGTTGACCTGAAGCAGCAGGTGGAGGAAGGCAAGTTTCGCGAGGACCTTTATTACCGCCTGAACGTGATCGCGGTGGAGTTGCCGCCGCTGCGCGCGCGCCGTGAAGACATCCCGCTGCTGGTGCAGCACTTCCTGGAGAGATTCTCGCAAGAGAATGGCAAGACGGTCTCGGGCATCGCGCCGGAGGCGCTGCGGCCGCTGCTGGACCATGGCTGGCCGGGCAACGTGCGCGAGTTGGAGAACGTGATCGAGCGCGCTGTGGTGCTGGCGCCGCGCGAGACCGTGACCAGCGACCTGCTGCCGGCGAGCGTGCTCGGGCGCGACGTGGTCGGGCGCATCCTGGCGGAGCGCGCTGACGCATCGTTATTCGACATCATCGAAGAGTGCGAGCGGCGCGTGATCGGCGAGATGCTGGAAAAATGCAATTGGAACCAGACCGAGGCCGCCGAACGCTTCCACATCCCGCTTTCCACGCTGAACCAGAAGATCAAGCGGTTGAACATCGAGATCAAGAAGAAGGCGAAGGAAGGCTAG
- a CDS encoding ABC transporter permease, translated as MELISPVDWAKGTVLAVQDYSLLAARSLSNVFRRPRYVADTLVQMDLVGVGSLPIVVLTGFFTGAVLALQGSNTLVRFGSLSLIGQLVSISMVRELGPVLTSLMVAGRNSSGMASELGSMKVTEQIDAMRALGTDPSKKLVTPRVVSSVTMLFFLTIISDLVGLSGGAMVSTLMLGLNANQYWSKAWQSLVFEDVFMGLTKPILFGFILSTVGCYYGLSTKGGTQGVGRATTQAVVAASVLILIVDFFWTRLLMVFMGGGG; from the coding sequence ATGGAACTCATCTCCCCGGTCGATTGGGCCAAAGGCACGGTGCTGGCGGTGCAGGACTACTCGCTGCTGGCGGCGAGGTCGCTGAGCAACGTCTTCCGACGGCCGCGCTACGTGGCAGACACGCTGGTGCAGATGGACCTGGTCGGAGTGGGCTCGCTGCCCATCGTTGTGTTGACCGGCTTTTTCACCGGCGCGGTGCTGGCGTTGCAAGGTTCGAACACGCTGGTGCGCTTCGGATCGCTCTCGCTCATCGGACAACTGGTCTCCATCTCGATGGTGCGCGAACTGGGTCCGGTGCTCACCAGCCTGATGGTGGCGGGCCGCAACTCGAGTGGCATGGCCAGCGAGCTTGGTTCCATGAAGGTGACCGAGCAGATCGACGCCATGCGCGCGCTGGGCACCGATCCTTCGAAGAAACTGGTGACGCCGCGCGTGGTCTCGAGCGTGACCATGCTGTTCTTTCTCACCATCATCTCGGACCTCGTGGGCCTCTCGGGCGGCGCGATGGTCTCCACGCTGATGCTGGGGCTGAACGCCAACCAATACTGGAGCAAGGCGTGGCAGTCGCTGGTGTTCGAAGACGTGTTCATGGGACTGACCAAGCCGATCCTGTTCGGGTTCATCCTGTCGACCGTGGGTTGTTACTACGGCCTGTCGACCAAGGGTGGGACGCAGGGTGTGGGCCGCGCGACCACGCAGGCGGTGGTGGCAGCATCGGTGCTCATCTTGATCGTTGATTTCTTCTGGACGCGCCTGCTGATGGTCTTCATGGGCGGCGGCGGATAA